A stretch of DNA from Cellulomonas sp. WB94:
ACGTCGCGTCGACCCGCCACGTGCACGGCAGGCTCGCCGCGGTCTACGCCCCGGGGTACCGGCCGATGGAGGGCGACCGGTCGCTGCTCGAGGCGTACGCGCACCACGCGGCTGCCGCCCTCGACCTCCTGATCGCCCTGGAGGACAGCCGGCTGGAGGAGAGCCGCGCGACGGCGCTGCTCACGCTCGCGCACGAGCTCGCCTCCTCGAACGACGCGGTCGCCGTCGCTGTGGTCGTCGCGAACGCGCTGCCGCGGATCGTCGGGTGCCGGGCCGCCACCGTGCTGCTGTGGGACCCCGACCTCGGTGCGCTCGAGGTCGCCGCGGTGTCCGACCGGGATCCGGCCAGGCGGGCCCTCCTCCTGGCGACCCGGATCCGTGCCGACGAGACACCCGAGCTCGTCGAGATGCTCACGCACCACAGCCCGACCGTGCTCTGCGCGAGCGAGGCGAGCCCGGTGCTCGCCGCCCTGCTGGCGGCCGCCGGGACACCGAGCGCCGTCGTCGTGCCGCTGCTGGCGGGCGATGCGCTGCTGGGCGTCGCCGCGGCGGCCTGGGACCCGGACGTCGGGGCGGAGGTGCAGCAGACCGCGCTCGACCGGATCGGGGGCGTGAGCGAGCAGGCAGCCGCAGCCCTGCAGAACGCCCGACTGCTCAGCACGGTCCGTCGCCAGGCGCTCCACGACTCCCTGACGGGACTGCCCAACCGGGTGATGTTCGCGCAGAGCCTCGACGCGACGCTGCAGGCCGCAGACGAGCGCCGCACGACAGCGATACTGTTCTGCGACCTCGACAACTTCAAGCACGTCAACGACGACCTCGGCCACGGTGCGGGCGACGAGCTGCTGCGGCAGGTCGCCGAGCGGCTGCGCGACGCGGTCGGAGCCCAGAACGTCATCGCGCGGCTGGGCGGCGACGAGTTCGCCGTCGTGGTCGACGACTGCGAGGGTGGCGGCGCCGCAGCGGTCCTGGCGCGGCGGATGGTCGACAGCCTCGACGTGCCGTTCCGGATCGAGGGGCGCGAGCTGCGCATCACCACGAGCGTCGGCGTCGCCGTGCACCCGGGTCCGGATGGCCACGGCGGGCGGCTGCTGGCGGCGTCCGACCGCGCGATGTACGAGGCGAAGAAGCGCGGTCGCAACCAGGTCGCGCTCGCGACCGAGGCGCCGCGCACGGCACCCGGCCCGTCCCTCCAGGCAGAGCTGCGGATCGGCGTGGCCCGCGGCGAGCTGCGCCTGCACTTCCAGCCGGTCGTCGACGTCTCCGTCGCAGCCGCACCGGTCATCGTCGGCTGCGAGGCGCTCGTCCGCTGGCAGCACCCGCGGCTCGGTCTCCTCGCGCCGGCAGCCTTCCTTCCGCTCGCCGAGGACACCGGCCTCGTCACCGAGATCGACCTGTGGGTGGTGGGCGCCGCCTGCGCGGCGCTCGCGGCCCGGCACCCGGCCCCCGCGTCGCTGCAGGTCGCGGTCAACCTCGCGAGTGCCACCCTCGTCGATCCGCGTCTGCTCCCGACCGTCCGCGCGGCGCTCAGCCACAACCGGCTCGCCCCGGACCGGCTCGTCCTCGAGATCATCGAGAGCAGGTCCCTGGTCGACCTCCCGGGCGTCGTCGAACGGCTCATCGAGCTGCGTCAGCTGGGTGTGCGCATCTCGCTCGACGACTTCGGGACCGGATTCTCGACGCTGTCCTGGTTGCAGACCCTTCCGGTCGACCAGATCAAGATCGATCGCAGCTTCACCATGGAGCTGCCCGACCCCCGGGCGCTGGCGCTCGTCAAGGGTGTCCTGGCGCTCGCGCACGAGCTGGGCATCGAGGTGATCGCGGAAGGGGTCGAGACGGTCGACCAGCTCGAGGCGTTGCGCGACGCCGGCTGCCTC
This window harbors:
- a CDS encoding EAL domain-containing protein; translation: MASDSTEPRETSGATTNLLLRYVRDQGGDRAVAATLALADVPYSVDSLQDTSTWVSYATRLRLFEAATAVLGDPRTAFEIGATGLKHGVHPAIVPLLRAFGSPREVYRQLPLTVPKFTSTSTMDAVECTETSATIRYTLHAGFTPSRLDCEYAQGLFAAVPCMFGLPRAHVEHHECASDGYPACVYRVAWTRLRRWYSVVGRRRADRIAVAALHAQLEEFQQAAADLVSSNDIDQVLDRIVGRAAAAILAPSYLLVVFGTDSSEPVVRHQGLDPEAAADLTGRLLRGDDLGDAAVVADVASTRHVHGRLAAVYAPGYRPMEGDRSLLEAYAHHAAAALDLLIALEDSRLEESRATALLTLAHELASSNDAVAVAVVVANALPRIVGCRAATVLLWDPDLGALEVAAVSDRDPARRALLLATRIRADETPELVEMLTHHSPTVLCASEASPVLAALLAAAGTPSAVVVPLLAGDALLGVAAAAWDPDVGAEVQQTALDRIGGVSEQAAAALQNARLLSTVRRQALHDSLTGLPNRVMFAQSLDATLQAADERRTTAILFCDLDNFKHVNDDLGHGAGDELLRQVAERLRDAVGAQNVIARLGGDEFAVVVDDCEGGGAAAVLARRMVDSLDVPFRIEGRELRITTSVGVAVHPGPDGHGGRLLAASDRAMYEAKKRGRNQVALATEAPRTAPGPSLQAELRIGVARGELRLHFQPVVDVSVAAAPVIVGCEALVRWQHPRLGLLAPAAFLPLAEDTGLVTEIDLWVVGAACAALAARHPAPASLQVAVNLASATLVDPRLLPTVRAALSHNRLAPDRLVLEIIESRSLVDLPGVVERLIELRQLGVRISLDDFGTGFSTLSWLQTLPVDQIKIDRSFTMELPDPRALALVKGVLALAHELGIEVIAEGVETVDQLEALRDAGCLLVQGYLLGRPGPAEHVRTIAPTASLRAGTPRSAAVAVL